GACAAAATAATCATAGAGATTGATACTCCCTGTGAGAAGTTCAGAGAGCTCTCCTGCCTTGAAATTCCGGTTCAGAGATTGCCGGATAACGAGATAAATCTCGTAAAAGAAATGGAAAAACAGATGAACCATTCCCTTGAGTGCACAAGGGAATGTGCCATGGATTGTACCGGCCAGTGCCTTATTCCTTCTGCCGTATTCGATGTCTGCCTTATAGAGAAAGAGCTGACAGAAGAAGAGCTTGTAAAAACGTCTTATATGGAAGTCACTGAGTATACCGCCTCAGAGTACCAAGATTATTGAGTAGAGATTTTCTTAGGGTTTTTTATACTTTCCTTGTTTTTTATTCCCAAAGATTTATTATGTAAGGGATTCCCCAGCTTCTATCTTACGCATGTAATTCTTTTTGAACTCAAGGTACTTTAGGGTAAGTTCTCCCACCTGCTGCTGGCTCAGGATGTTTCGAGATTTCTCAAATATCTGACCTTCTTCATCCTGTACGTGATGAGTTATAACTTCTTTTAGCTCATTGAGTCTGGCAGTCCAATTCTCACTCTTCTTACCCATACCCTCGAGTTCGTACATCAGAGCTCTTTCTTCATTATGTTCTATATAGGCTTTACGAGCAATGTCACGTGACTCTTCTTTTTCCTCAAGAAGAGGATAGTAAAGTTTCTCTTCCCCTTCCATGTGGAGATCAATCTCAGCTTTTATCCTAAAGAGAATTTCTTTTGAGCCGCTGCTCATAGCTTCTTCAAACATACTAAGTACATGCTTATGTTCCTGGCTCAAAACATCATAAATTGTTTCCATAATTTCTCCCCCAGTTTGAGACCTAAAAAAGATACTGAGTTTGAGACCTAAAAAGATACTGAACAACTGAAAAAAAGAATAAAAAAAGCCGGTTAAATAACCAGATAGAAACCAAATCTGGTACCGGTGATCTCCTTTTCTTTGCTTTTTAGTATTTAAGGCATAGGATGCTGTTGTTTAAAACTCTTAGAGAAATCAAGGTACTGCTGAGCTATCTGTTGTGCTTTGTCATCGCTCAGGGCTCTCTGAGCCTCAGGGAATACTTTGTTTTCTTCTTCTTCTACGTGGTGAGTTACACTTTCATTCAATTCCTTGATCTTGGAAGTCCAGTTAGGACTGCCGGCATCCATACTTTCCAGTTCAGAAGATATTGATTTTATTTCATTATGTTCTTCGTAGGCATGACTGACAAGTTCACGTAATTCTGATTTCTCCTCAAGTATCGGATAGAAGAGTTTCTCCTCTCCCAGTAAATGAGGCTCGGTTTTAGCTTTTATTTTAAAAAAGGTCTCCTTTGAGCCATCGCGCATTGCTTGTTGTATAAGATCAGCTACTTGCTTGTGTTCTGCTTTTAGAATATCATAAATTGTTTCCATAATTTCCCCCCTCTTATTAGAGGTATAACAGAGGTTATTCGGTCAAGTGTATAAATAGGTAACCGGTACCCCCAAATTATAAAAACAGTAGCGGTAGAAAGGAATTACTAATTTCTTTTTATGGATACCGGTTTAAAGATAAAAACAAATATAAAGAATGTTTATATATTTCCTGAAGATATCCATATATCCCTTTTACAATCTGGAGATAAACTCCCATTTTCCAGCCAGACAGTCTCACCTGTTTTATAGCATGAGTAACAACCTGAACTCTCAACCTTTTCACCTGTTTTGTGAAAGTTTAATCCCTTTATCATATCTTCGGAAATTGCAGGCAAACCATGTTTTCGTTTTCCAGCGGAAGCTTAAAAACACTCACGTTTCTACCTCTTTCAAGGAAAACAGTCTTGATTTTCCCCAAACTTCTTATGTTCGGGTTTCTCAATAGAAGGAAAACTTCATCCTGCATAGGTATATGCCTTCCTATTTCCTTCGAATTCAGAATTCCGTTACTTATTATTTTTATGGATTTACCCTGAATCACGTTCTTGTACCTGGGAGATTGTTTATCAAAATTGTCTGTACCCTGTAAATACAGGTCTTCAACAGGAGTTAAGATTGCACCTGTGCTTCATTCATATCTGCCGTATTTTTCTGCTGCATCCATCATTGCCATCACCTTTATAGGCGCTGCATTGACAGGGAATTCGCAGCCCGGAGAAAGAACAAATCCATATGGAGAATTGATCCCTTCTTCAATATTCTGCCTGCAGATTTCCACAACTTCTTCGTATGAACTGGTAAGGAAGAGCGGAGGGTTGATATTTCCACATATAACGTCGTGGTCACCAAACATTTTGATCTGATCTTTGATAGGTGTTTCCGGCCCGAAGAGCCAGAAATACTTTCCTGACCAGTTCAATTCTTCTCTTAACCTTGCATAGTATGGTAGGTTCAGATTCTGATCAGCACAGGGGTGCATGAGCAGGGCACCTATCCCCAGTTCCTTTGCATGGACATGAACCTTTTTCATGTACGGGTATGCAAACTCCTCAAACATCTGCGGAGGAATCATGTTGTTCGATTCTGATGGTCCTCCATCAAAAGGCAACAGGCTTTCTGAACCGTATTTATCTACAAAATAATCCAGAGCGTTGATAAACATATCACTTACCTTGTCAAGTAAGAAGTGGACAGCTTTTGGATCCATAATAAGCCATGTTAAAAACTCAGAAGTATCCGCAACGACCGAAGCTGCAGTAAAATTGCTGCCTATCTGTACAGTTACCGGCATCCCAAGTTCAAAGCATCTGGTTGCAACTCTATCTGCAATTTTATACGCACCGGGCAATTCTTTTTCAAAATCGGGGACTTCAAGCTTTTCAATATCTTCTATGGTATTCACAGGATGCTTTTTCACAAAAGGTGCACCCTGTCCCTTTCCGTAAGGAAAGCCGATCTCTCCTCCAAATTCCCATGCTCCGCACGATGCATACCCGTACATTGGAGTCTGTTCATAACCGTGAAGCCGCATGGACGCAAACTGCGCTTCAAAACATTTGTCCCCGTCCGCATAAAAATCTCCAAGAGATATACCCGTAATTTTTGCAGAATACCCCTCTATAAACGGGATTACCGGTATACGATCAGGCTTTTGCCCTGACATAAGAGCTGCCATACGCTCTGATGATGTCATTCTGGCTACCATTGAAACTATTCCTCCACTATTTATATTTCTTTTAAATATGTAACTTAGAACATAAATATATACCGAAAAGTTATAATTTAAACAAAAATTATCGTATAACGAATGAGAAGTTTACAGGAAATAACCAAAAACAGAGAAAGATCTAAAGAAATCGAAATTCTAAAAAAACAGGGATAAAAGAAATTAGTTTTAAAAGAAATCAGTTTTAAAAGAAATAAGTGAAAAATAAGTAAAAATTAGGTGCCCGGAGCGTGACTCGAACACGCGACCTCCAGATATCTCAGGAGATTAAAGACGCCTCATATAAAGTCCCTATGAGTCTGGCGCCCCAACCGACTAGGCTATCCGGGCTTGCAACACACAAATGTATTAACATATATTAAAGGGTAACGATCGGAAGAGGGTAAAAATGGTATTTTCACTACTTTTGGTGCTGGAGATGCGACGCCATAATATAAACTGCTACTCCGCAAAATAGAATACTCCGTAAAATAGAAGAAATAAACCTGAAAGTTCTCAGAGCGCATGGGGAGGGTCAGTTATCACGTTATGTTAGAGGCAACATAATATGGTAATATATATCAAAAGGAAACTATTGGATATAGTCAGTATAGCAGATAATTATATAATTATGAAGTAATATAATATAAGCTTTCAGATCGATTTTTAAAAACAGGGAAAGCTGAAAAGTGAATCAAGCGAGAGTTTAAAAATTTATTTCCAGTCTATAGGCTGAAAACATACATAAATCTGAATAAATATATATAATTCATATAATTATAATGATTGATCGAAATAAATTCTCAATCAAAGGAGAATCCGGAAGGTTACATTTTTCATACCGGCAAATCTCTCCGGGACTTAAACGTCAGCAGAGGACTTGATTTTGATCACATTTCAAAAATTTGCTTTAACAATTTAACTCTAACAGTATAGCTTACTAAAAGCTAATCCCGCGAAGTTAACTCCCAAATTGAAATCTTTAATTTCCTCATTAATCCAAATATTAAAATTTACTGGACAGTGGCTGACCTTGCACCAGCAGTCAGTTCTAGCAAGATGTTGAGATCGCCAGGTCAAAAAGGCTGTCAGAAAACAGAGAATTCGGGATTAATTCTTCAAAAAGTGATCCAACTCATTCAGCTTATTGAAATACCTGGACTAAACTCCAGATGAGGAATTTCCATGAAAATAAAAGCAAACCTCATATCCGGAAGGACCGCCGACCAGGGCGCACATCTGGAAGCAAAAACACATAAAGGTTATTTTGATGCCTGTGCTTACTGTGAACTGAACTCCGCAGATCTTGAGAGGCTGGGAGCCTCCGAAGGGGACAGCCTGAAAGTTACCACCGAGTTTGGGGAAGTGGTGGTATTTGCAAAGGCAAACGAAGGAAACCCTGAAGGTCTTGCCTTTATCCCTATGGGACCCTGGGCAAACGCAGTATTGAGCCCTGACACACACGGCTGCGGAATGCCGGGATTCAAAGGTGTTCCTGCTGAAATCGAAGTCACGGACGAAAAGCCCCTGGAAATGAAGGCGCTCATGAGGAAGTACCTGGAAGACTAAATTTCAGATTTTCCTGAAACAATAAACTCAAATTTTCATCAGATCCGGAGAAACAAAAAATTCGGAGGATAAAAGTATGCCAGTAATTAAAGACGCAGTATGTTCCCTCTGCGGGTCCCTCTGCGACGATATCACAGTCACTGTTGAAGATAATAAGATTACAAAAATAGAAAACGCCTGCATTCTCGGGCAAAGCAAGTTTGTCGGCATGTTCAAGCATGACAGGATAGAAACCCCGATGATCAGAAAAGACGGGGAGCTTGTGCCTGTACCCTATGAAGAGGCAATCGAAGCCGCCGCAAAAATCCTGGTAAATTCCAGAAGGACACTTTCCTACGGCTGGTGCTCTACCTCATGTGAAGCGGTCAGCGGAGCAATTCAGCTTGCAGAAGAAACAGGTTCAGTCATAGATTCTACAGCAAACGTCTGCCATGGGCCTACAGCCCTTGCAGCCCAGGAGAAAGGAGCACCTTCAGCCACTCTTGGAGAGATAAAGAACAGGGCAGATGTAATCATTTTTTGGGGGTGCAACCCTGTGCATGCCCATCCCAGGCATATGGTCCGCTACTCGAGCTTCTCAAAAGGTCTTTTTACCGAGAAAGGGCGGAAAGGCAGAAAAATGATAGTTGTCGATGTTAGAAAAACTGACACTGCAAAATTGGCTGACAGCTACATAGAGATTGAACAGGGATCAGATCTGCTCCTGGTTACAGCTCTTCGTTCAATTGTAAACGGACACGAAGACGTTATTCCGGAAACAATTGCAGGCGTTCCTAAAGCAGAAGTTCTTGAGCTTGCGGAAACCTTGAAGAATGCAAAATTTGTCTGTATTTTCTTCGGTATGGGAGTCACCCAATCCCGTTCTAAATATAAGAACGGAGATGCCATGTCCTCTCTCATTTCAGATCTTAACCAGCACACCAAAGCCGTAATGATCGGAATGCGCGGGCACTATAATGTTACCGGTTTCGGACAGGTAGCGACATGGGAGACCGGTTTCCCCATGGCAATTGACTTCTCGAAAGGATATCCCTATTACAACCCAGGAGAAACCGGAGCAAATGACCTGCTTGTGCGTGGGGAGCCAGATGCTGCAATTATAGCTGCAGCTGATCCAGGGGCTCATTTCCCGCAAAAAGCTATCAGGCACCTTGCAAAGATTCCTGTAATCCAGATTGACCCGTATGCCAACCCGACAACCGAAATTGCAGACGTGGTGATCCCATCGGCAATAGTGGGAATCGAAGCGGAAGGTACGGCTTACCGTATGGATGCAATCTCCCTCCGCATGAAGAAATTGATCGAATCCAAGTTTAAGACCGATGAAGAAATCGTAAAAGACCTGACTGCAAAGGTCAGGGAATTGAAGAGAGGTGCATAAGATGTCGGAAATCCTGATTAAAAACGCCAGCGTTTGTGACCCGACGCAGGGCATTAACTGCGAGACCATGGACATCTGCATCAGAGACGGCAAGATCGTGGACAGTGTCTCTGGAAATGCAAAGGTTATCGATGCAGAAGGCAAGCTCACCATGGCAGGAGGCTTTGACGGGCATACCCACAGCGCAGGTAAAATTAACGTGGGCCGCTTCATGAACCCCAATGATGCAAGGAAAACCCTTGTACCAGGACTTTCGGGTCAGGTTGCCCGTACCGAAAAGACAAGAGCCCAGGTAGGGTATAATACTCCCAACACTTACGCAATTGGATACAGGTATGCAAAACTGGGGTACACAACTATCTGTGAGGCTGCAATTCCCCTGCTTGCTGCAAGGCACACCCATGAAGAATTCAAAGAAATCCCTATCCTTGACAAAATGGGGCTGTCTCTCTTCGGAAGTAACTGGCAGGTCATGGAATATATCCGTGACAAGGAACCAGAAAAACTTGCAGCATACATTGCCTGGGGCCTGAGAGCCTCAAGAGGCTATGGAGTAAAGATTGTAAACCCCGGAGGCGGAGAAGCCTGGGGCTGGGGAAGAAACGTAAGCGGACTTTATGACCCCGTGCCTAACTTTGATGTAACTCCTGCGGAAATCCTCATGGGACTCGCAGAGGCTAATGAACGCCTGCAGCTTCCGCACTCCGTGCATGTGCACTGCAACAATCTCGGAAAGCCCGGAAACTATGCAACTACCATAGAGACCATGAAACTTTTTGAGAAAATTAAGCCGAGCAGGGACAGACAGGCTCTCCACGTAACTCACGTGCAGTTCAATGCATATGCAGGGACTTCCTGGAGGGACTTCGAAACCGGAGCTCCAATGGTTGCAGACTACGTGAACGGGGCAAACCACCTGACTTTCGACCTTGGACAGGTTATCTTCGGACCTGCTGTGACCATGACTGCAGACGGGCCTGTTGAGTATGCAAACGCAAGAATGCTGCATGAGAAGTGGAGCAACCAGGACATTGAACTGGAAGATGCTTCCGGAGTCGTGCCCCTGTTCTATTCGCCAAAGAGCTTCGTAAATGCAGTCCAGTGGGCAATCGGGCTTGAACTCGCCCTGCTTGTAAAGGACCCCTGGAAAGTTATGTTTACAACTGACAGCCCTAACGGCGGCTCTTTCGTAAACTATCCTGAAGCCTTTACCTACCTTATGAGTGCTAAGAGAAGAGCAGAAGTAATTTCAGGCTTTTCCAAGATGGCTCTTGACAGGATGGTACTGCCCGGAATTGACAGGGAACTGGACTTCTATGAGCTTGCTGTCATGACAAGGAGCACACAGTCAAAGATGTACAGCAGGCCGGAGAAAGGGAACCTTAAAGTGGGTTCTGATGCTGATATTGCAATATATGACATCCTTCCAGGTCAGATTGACCCCTCGACTGAGTACGTGAAGGTTAAGGAAGCTTTCTCAGGTGCAGCATACACCTTGAAGAGCGGAGAAATCGTTGTAAAAGATGGAGAAATCGAAGAGACCCCGAAAGGAAAGACTTACTGGGTGAACGCGAAGGTTCCTGAAAGCATCGATACTGCAATGCAGAAAGATATAGACCGCAAATTCAGGAAGTACTACACCGTGAGCAAATCCAATTACATGGTTGAGGACTCATACCTCCAGAAGCCTGTTGAGATCGGCACTGAGGGGGTTTTCTAAATGCAGGTCGTAAAACTTTCCCTCAAAAAAGCAAACAAAATCCCTATAGAAGCCGACAATATAAACCCTGATAACTTTGCCGGCAAAACCGCAGAAGAGATAAAAACAATTCCTCTCTGGTACGGAAACGGACAGTGCCCTCTTGGAGACTTCTTTACCGTTGAGGTTGAAGGCAGCGACTCCGTAGAAAACGTAAAAATAGTTTTCGAGGGTGATGTCTCCAGAGTAAAGCGCATAGGCCAGAACATGAGTGCAGGAGAAATCGAGATCAACGGCAACGTGGATATGCACTGTGGCTTTGGAATGAAGGGCGGAAAAATCGTAATCAACGGAGATGCTGACAGCTGGCTAGGCTGCGAGATGACAGGCGGGGAAATTATTCTCAACGGAAATGCTTCTTATTATGTAGGAGCAGGCTACCGCGGAGAGGCCTGCGGCATGAAAGGAGGAAAGATTACAATCAACGGCAATGCCAAGGACTACCTCGGAGAGCACATGTGCGGAGGGGAAATCCTTGTGAAAGGCAATGTTGGACTCCTTCCTGCAATCTCAAACAATGGCGGAAAAATAGTCATTGAAGGCAAAGCAACCATGCCTGCAAATGAGATGAAGAACGGAACGGTTATTATCAAAGGTGAAGTGTTCGACCTGCTTCCCTCCTATAAAGAAGAAGGGACAGAAGAGGTTGAAGGCGTCACATACCGTAAGTTCACAGGTGACGTTAATGCAGGCGGAAAAGGCGTGTTGCTTGTAAAATGAACGACCTGAGTAAGAAATATAAAATGTAACCGAAGCTCCTCGAATAATATTCAGGGAGTATGATTGAATAAAAGTGACGGATAAGAAATAGAAAAACAGATCCTATCAACTCTTTCTTATCCGTTTGCTATCCGTTTGCTCTTTCTTTTTTACCGTTTTGATTTTGTTTATTATCTATGGTCTTAATTTTTATCTTTTTTTCAGTTACAATAGGCCAATTCAAATACAGATCAATTTATAAACAGAGCTTGGTCCTACACATACCCTTGTCTCTCAGGACACAGAAAGCAGAAAAAGGAAAAAAGAAAAGAAAAAGGAAAAATCAGGTAACTGAAAGAAATCAGTATCCTGTTGCTTCTGCCAGCTGCTTTACCAGGGTATCATCAGTGGTACTTCCGGAGACTACAAGCACATAATTTTCGTTGCTCCAGACATATGAGTACCTTGGTACGTCAGCCCCTCCGGTTCTTATATATTCCGTAATTCTTACAGCAGAGTGCCCGTTAAAGGACTCCTCAACAAAGCGAGAACCGGACTGCAGTGGCTTGAAAGAAGCCCTGTATGTGGAGATAAAACTATTTGCATCCTCGGCATCTTCAAACTCGATTGCATCGATGTAGAGATCAGTAGTTTCACTGGCATTTGTATATTTATAGAGCCCTTCGGATCCTCCAAGGATTCCTGAGACATTTTCAGCTTTATAATCACTTTTAATCTCATCTATGGAGAGCGGAAGAGTACCAACATATTCAAAGCCCGCAGGAAGGGTTTCAATTGTGCTTACTCCGGCTGCATCTTCATCAGAAATTGCTTTTGTTTCCGGATTGTCCGAATCTGTCCCGTTAACTGCAGGAGTGTTATCCACGCAGCCTGAAAACGCGATCATCAAAACCGCAAACACAGATATTAAAGCTATACTTTTTTTCATAAAACTTCACCTTGATCTTAATCCTGAAAAACCACGCGGTTTATAGAATAAGGATTTCAGATTTAAAAGAATCGCCAGAACTAAGAAATCAGCAAATAAAAAGTTATCTGCAAAGAAGAAACCAAAAAAGAATTTAAAAGAGAGAAGGGTAGGAAAACCCTTCACTCAGAAAATTTAGTTGTTCCTCCTGACGAGGTAGACAACTGCAAGAAGTCCGACAAGACCAAGGACAACTCCGAAGCCAGGAGTGGTGTTGTCTGTTGGTTCGGTCTCTACGGGTTCAGTTTCTCCCGGGGTTGGGGTTACTCCCTCGGTTGGGGTTACTCCCTCGGTTGGAGTTACTTCTTCGGTACCATTGGTCGTATTATTGGTTGGTACCTCATCATCATCAGGCGGGGTTACCGTTTCGTTTCCGACAGTTACCTCAATGTACGGGTAGTACCTGAGCTGGCTGGCGTCAGCGACCTTGAAGTACATACCTTCGCCGATTGCGACCTTTTTATCCCTGGTGAGACTGATGGTGTCTTCATTTTTAATTTCAAGGTAGTCATCACCGATGGAAACATCGTCGAGGTCACCAAATTCGTCGTCAGAGTCAATGGTCCTTGCGTTTGCGTAGTCAATGAGCCAGAGACCCTCGATCTGGGCAATGCTGTCGACTGCACCCTGGAAGACCTGGTTGACATGGACTCTGAGGACAACGACATCGTCTTCGTCCTGGATGTCATCAAGTTCGACTTCCCAGGTGTTGTTTGAACCGCTAACGACTGAGATGATTTCGTCGTCTATGAATTCTCCGTCCTTGCTGAACTCGAGCCAGACTTTCTCACCGTCAACGTCAACCTGCTTGGCTTCGATAGTGTAGCCCTCGCCGAGATCGAGCTGTTCACCGGTTCTGATGGTGTACTTGTCATCGCTGTCAAGGATCAGCTTTGCGAGCTTGTCAGGGGTGGTTCCTGTGATTGGGATATATTTCTCTGCAAAGAGACCCATAACAGGGTACTTGCCAAAGGGCTCGTAGTCAAAGTCGACTTCCTGGATAGTGCTTCTGTAAATGAGACTGTTCTTATCAATCTTCCTGTCAGTAATCGAAGTGATAGTAAGGTTTTCTGTCTGGACATTATCTTTGAGGTCATAGAAGAAAGCTGCGAAAGAGGTTGCGTTCCAGCTGGCTGGGCCTGTAGCGACCTTTCCCCTTACTTCATAGGTGCCTGGTTCTGTATACTCCTTCATGACATAGAACCTGAGAGCACTGCTGTCAGCTGTCTTGAAGAACAGACCCTGACCTATTTCGATTTCTTTATCCCTGGAGAGGGTGATGGTGTCTTCATTTTTGATTTCAAGGTAGTCATCACCGATGGAAACATCGTCGAGCTTACCGAACTCGTCGTCTGAGTCGATGGTCATTGCGTTTGCGTAGTCAATGAGCCAGAGACCCTCGATCTGGGCAATGCTGTCGACTGCACCCTGGAAGACCTGGTTGACATGGACTCTGAGGACAACGACATCGTCTTCGTCCTGG
The genomic region above belongs to Methanosarcina horonobensis HB-1 = JCM 15518 and contains:
- a CDS encoding DUF6951 family protein, which produces MTKINLSSRICGISHTVKGRVEGDKIIIEIDTPCEKFRELSCLEIPVQRLPDNEINLVKEMEKQMNHSLECTRECAMDCTGQCLIPSAVFDVCLIEKELTEEELVKTSYMEVTEYTASEYQDY
- a CDS encoding hemerythrin domain-containing protein encodes the protein METIYDVLSQEHKHVLSMFEEAMSSGSKEILFRIKAEIDLHMEGEEKLYYPLLEEKEESRDIARKAYIEHNEERALMYELEGMGKKSENWTARLNELKEVITHHVQDEEGQIFEKSRNILSQQQVGELTLKYLEFKKNYMRKIEAGESLT
- a CDS encoding hemerythrin domain-containing protein, translating into METIYDILKAEHKQVADLIQQAMRDGSKETFFKIKAKTEPHLLGEEKLFYPILEEKSELRELVSHAYEEHNEIKSISSELESMDAGSPNWTSKIKELNESVTHHVEEEENKVFPEAQRALSDDKAQQIAQQYLDFSKSFKQQHPMP
- a CDS encoding YetF domain-containing protein, whose product is MLTPVEDLYLQGTDNFDKQSPRYKNVIQGKSIKIISNGILNSKEIGRHIPMQDEVFLLLRNPNIRSLGKIKTVFLERGRNVSVFKLPLENENMVCLQFPKI
- a CDS encoding uroporphyrinogen decarboxylase family protein; translated protein: MVARMTSSERMAALMSGQKPDRIPVIPFIEGYSAKITGISLGDFYADGDKCFEAQFASMRLHGYEQTPMYGYASCGAWEFGGEIGFPYGKGQGAPFVKKHPVNTIEDIEKLEVPDFEKELPGAYKIADRVATRCFELGMPVTVQIGSNFTAASVVADTSEFLTWLIMDPKAVHFLLDKVSDMFINALDYFVDKYGSESLLPFDGGPSESNNMIPPQMFEEFAYPYMKKVHVHAKELGIGALLMHPCADQNLNLPYYARLREELNWSGKYFWLFGPETPIKDQIKMFGDHDVICGNINPPLFLTSSYEEVVEICRQNIEEGINSPYGFVLSPGCEFPVNAAPIKVMAMMDAAEKYGRYE
- a CDS encoding molybdopterin dinucleotide binding domain-containing protein gives rise to the protein MKIKANLISGRTADQGAHLEAKTHKGYFDACAYCELNSADLERLGASEGDSLKVTTEFGEVVVFAKANEGNPEGLAFIPMGPWANAVLSPDTHGCGMPGFKGVPAEIEVTDEKPLEMKALMRKYLED
- a CDS encoding formylmethanofuran dehydrogenase subunit B translates to MPVIKDAVCSLCGSLCDDITVTVEDNKITKIENACILGQSKFVGMFKHDRIETPMIRKDGELVPVPYEEAIEAAAKILVNSRRTLSYGWCSTSCEAVSGAIQLAEETGSVIDSTANVCHGPTALAAQEKGAPSATLGEIKNRADVIIFWGCNPVHAHPRHMVRYSSFSKGLFTEKGRKGRKMIVVDVRKTDTAKLADSYIEIEQGSDLLLVTALRSIVNGHEDVIPETIAGVPKAEVLELAETLKNAKFVCIFFGMGVTQSRSKYKNGDAMSSLISDLNQHTKAVMIGMRGHYNVTGFGQVATWETGFPMAIDFSKGYPYYNPGETGANDLLVRGEPDAAIIAAADPGAHFPQKAIRHLAKIPVIQIDPYANPTTEIADVVIPSAIVGIEAEGTAYRMDAISLRMKKLIESKFKTDEEIVKDLTAKVRELKRGA
- a CDS encoding formylmethanofuran dehydrogenase subunit A; the encoded protein is MSEILIKNASVCDPTQGINCETMDICIRDGKIVDSVSGNAKVIDAEGKLTMAGGFDGHTHSAGKINVGRFMNPNDARKTLVPGLSGQVARTEKTRAQVGYNTPNTYAIGYRYAKLGYTTICEAAIPLLAARHTHEEFKEIPILDKMGLSLFGSNWQVMEYIRDKEPEKLAAYIAWGLRASRGYGVKIVNPGGGEAWGWGRNVSGLYDPVPNFDVTPAEILMGLAEANERLQLPHSVHVHCNNLGKPGNYATTIETMKLFEKIKPSRDRQALHVTHVQFNAYAGTSWRDFETGAPMVADYVNGANHLTFDLGQVIFGPAVTMTADGPVEYANARMLHEKWSNQDIELEDASGVVPLFYSPKSFVNAVQWAIGLELALLVKDPWKVMFTTDSPNGGSFVNYPEAFTYLMSAKRRAEVISGFSKMALDRMVLPGIDRELDFYELAVMTRSTQSKMYSRPEKGNLKVGSDADIAIYDILPGQIDPSTEYVKVKEAFSGAAYTLKSGEIVVKDGEIEETPKGKTYWVNAKVPESIDTAMQKDIDRKFRKYYTVSKSNYMVEDSYLQKPVEIGTEGVF
- a CDS encoding formylmethanofuran dehydrogenase subunit C; this translates as MQVVKLSLKKANKIPIEADNINPDNFAGKTAEEIKTIPLWYGNGQCPLGDFFTVEVEGSDSVENVKIVFEGDVSRVKRIGQNMSAGEIEINGNVDMHCGFGMKGGKIVINGDADSWLGCEMTGGEIILNGNASYYVGAGYRGEACGMKGGKITINGNAKDYLGEHMCGGEILVKGNVGLLPAISNNGGKIVIEGKATMPANEMKNGTVIIKGEVFDLLPSYKEEGTEEVEGVTYRKFTGDVNAGGKGVLLVK
- a CDS encoding S-layer protein domain-containing protein produces the protein MKRFAALSLAALMILTVFASAASAANVVEIRGPVYNGTTISGIVDAEGGLISMDATNFAAFYYDLDDNVTTETLTIASGGTGANNNVIGEKALTYRTEINEIDFEYEPWGNYSMIGFFAEKYIPLKPTSADKLAKLILDSDDKYTIRTGEQLDLGEGYTIEAKQVDVDGEKVWLEFSKDGEFIDDEIISVSTSNTSSNTWEVELDDIQDEDDVVVLRVHVNQVFQGAVDSIAQIEGLWLIDYANAMTIDSDDEFGKLDDVSIGDDYLEIKNEDTITLSRDKEIEIGQGLFFKTADSSALRFYVMKEYTEPGTYEVRGKVATGPASWNATSFAAFFYDLKDNVQTENLTITSITDRKIDKNSLIYRSTIQEVDFDYEPFGKYPVMGLFAEKYIPITGTTPDKLAKLILDSDDKYTIRTGEQLDLGEGYTIEAKQVDVDGEKVWLEFSKDGEFIDDEIISVVSGSNNTWEVELDDIQDEDDVVVLRVHVNQVFQGAVDSIAQIEGLWLIDYANARTIDSDDEFGDLDDVSIGDDYLEIKNEDTISLTRDKKVAIGEGMYFKVADASQLRYYPYIEVTVGNETVTPPDDDEVPTNNTTNGTEEVTPTEGVTPTEGVTPTPGETEPVETEPTDNTTPGFGVVLGLVGLLAVVYLVRRNN